Proteins encoded together in one Janthinobacterium tructae window:
- a CDS encoding RbsD/FucU family protein gives MLVGIHPCVSPELLYALARMGHGDEIAVVDAYYPGHSNNDLVIRCDGSTAAELLAGVLPLLCLDDYVAAPVAMMQPEAHDRCDPELERDFRAAIDRCWPDTPAIARIGRQEFLARSRAAFAIVVTGERRKYGNILLRKGVPGQQ, from the coding sequence ATGCTTGTTGGAATCCATCCCTGCGTCAGCCCCGAGCTGCTCTACGCCTTGGCACGCATGGGCCACGGCGACGAGATCGCCGTGGTCGACGCCTACTATCCGGGCCACAGCAACAACGACCTGGTGATCCGCTGCGACGGCAGCACGGCGGCCGAGCTGCTGGCCGGCGTGCTGCCGCTGCTGTGCCTGGACGACTACGTCGCCGCGCCGGTGGCGATGATGCAGCCCGAAGCGCACGACCGCTGCGACCCGGAACTGGAGCGCGACTTCCGCGCCGCCATCGACCGCTGCTGGCCGGACACGCCGGCGATCGCCCGCATTGGCCGCCAGGAGTTTCTGGCGCGCTCGCGCGCTGCCTTCGCCATCGTCGTCACCGGCGAACGTCGCAAGTACGGTAACATCCTGCTACGAAAGGGCGTGCCGGGGCAGCAGTGA
- a CDS encoding LacI family DNA-binding transcriptional regulator: MTEKKQPDDSVASPFQRPSRTQMEDIARMAGVSRSTVSRVLSGTGRIGEETRKRITELAKTSNYSIDASARNLRLNQNRTISVVVPYDPVEQLPLSEPFFLTLIGSIADALTACGMDMLLSRVSADRLDLAAEAYKGGRCLGFILIGQWGHHDQLTAMAVQGLPFVVWGARLPGQLYGSVGGDDVQGGFLATSHLLDAGVRRIAFLGDTALPEISQRHTGYLQAHHARGLIPAADLTLAANQSRESVVAAIAERYPRDGGFDGIFASTDPMAMNAIGALAALGKKVPDDVRVIGYDDIITASNFQPPLSSVRTPMIDAGKALVDSLLAQLSGTPPRQLQLASSLVIRESSGSGPRAAS, translated from the coding sequence ATGACTGAGAAGAAGCAGCCGGACGACAGCGTGGCCTCACCTTTCCAGCGGCCGTCGCGCACACAGATGGAAGACATCGCACGGATGGCCGGTGTGTCGCGCTCGACCGTGTCTCGGGTGCTGTCCGGGACCGGGCGCATCGGTGAGGAAACCCGCAAGCGCATCACCGAACTGGCCAAAACGAGCAATTACAGCATCGACGCCAGCGCCAGGAATCTGCGCTTGAATCAAAACCGCACCATCTCGGTGGTGGTGCCGTACGACCCGGTCGAGCAATTGCCGCTGTCGGAACCGTTCTTTCTCACATTGATCGGCAGCATCGCCGACGCCCTGACCGCGTGCGGCATGGATATGCTGCTGTCGCGGGTGTCGGCCGACCGGCTCGATCTGGCGGCGGAGGCGTACAAGGGTGGGCGGTGCCTCGGCTTCATCCTGATCGGCCAGTGGGGGCATCATGACCAATTGACGGCGATGGCCGTGCAAGGCTTGCCGTTCGTGGTGTGGGGCGCACGGCTGCCCGGGCAATTGTACGGTTCGGTGGGCGGCGACGACGTGCAGGGCGGCTTCCTGGCGACCTCGCACCTGCTCGATGCGGGCGTGCGGCGCATCGCCTTCCTGGGCGACACGGCACTACCCGAGATCAGCCAGCGCCACACCGGCTATCTGCAGGCTCACCACGCGCGCGGGCTGATCCCCGCCGCCGACCTGACCCTGGCGGCCAACCAGTCGCGCGAATCGGTGGTCGCCGCGATCGCCGAGCGCTATCCCCGCGACGGTGGGTTCGACGGAATTTTCGCCTCCACCGACCCGATGGCGATGAACGCGATCGGCGCGCTGGCGGCGCTCGGCAAAAAAGTGCCGGACGACGTGCGCGTGATCGGCTACGACGACATCATCACCGCCTCCAATTTTCAGCCGCCGCTGAGCTCAGTGCGCACGCCGATGATCGACGCAGGCAAGGCGCTGGTCGATAGTCTGCTGGCGCAATTATCGGGCACGCCGCCGCGGCAGTTGCAGCTTGCATCGTCGCTGGTGATACGGGAGAGCAGCGGCAGCGGACCGCGCGCCGCAAGCTAG
- a CDS encoding TonB-dependent receptor: MKFQLTPLSLACAMLMHAAGVHAQEAAAKAADTGTLEAVTITAQRRSEVLSKAPLAVSVVSQKALDAQGITSLTDIASSVPNMAVASNGFSMRGIGSNASFGGYSTVAVHVDGIYEPNYQVLSLGLYDVGRIEALRGPQGTVYGRNATVGVVNVITARPTARQQLFGDVSYGDHNDVTARAVVNVPVSETLLLRASVLRRTSDGDEPGRAVSSRYGEVDLSSVRLAAAWQLGDSLKWNVSLSKLEDKGTIAAVHSVAYNYFPDASIAAGTLGKRVTVPVDTNVGGIGGGGAGTNIRKDLAQTGLRSSLVWAVNDDWTVTYLAGLTKLVNNGVDLNSGIFSLYNKDNKTITRSHELNVNYESDRLKLVGGLYDYRDEQTGLYGVRIANALPAPLASVLPLGLAFAPGAGNLPSGYGNLDAAVRNNALKNTSRAAFGQATYSVSDVWRMTLGLRGTRDTALTDTDTQACLYGTMHALAANLPCGVPFGPAVNASGTTSSRNTSYKVTSEFDLSKTDMLYATVSTGYRGGGVTPNVATPYLTYKPETLTSFEAGWRGRLRGDTLGLNLTAFSMDYKDLQVSTIGKNLSGNNTVVTGNAATARVRGIEAELDWRVTRQDHLQGFLTLLDAKFGSVAPGIDNANAVDALYNNFAPTPINTAPLDNSGRRLPNAPKVSARLRYAHTVELGANGQWTPSIQTYWQSGSHSVIDSLSSTDPLLGYRKAYSKTDLNLDWQSQDRRWNVNAHVYNAEDRQVYTSNTQILALSIASYMPRRTFGLRVGYTFY, from the coding sequence ATGAAGTTTCAACTCACCCCCCTTTCCCTGGCGTGCGCCATGCTGATGCACGCTGCTGGCGTCCACGCGCAGGAGGCCGCCGCCAAGGCAGCCGACACGGGCACACTCGAAGCGGTGACCATCACCGCCCAGCGCCGTTCGGAAGTACTGTCGAAGGCGCCACTCGCGGTCAGCGTGGTCAGCCAGAAGGCGCTGGACGCGCAAGGCATCACTTCGCTGACCGACATCGCCTCGTCGGTGCCTAACATGGCCGTCGCCAGCAACGGCTTCTCCATGCGCGGCATCGGCAGCAACGCCTCCTTCGGCGGTTACTCGACGGTCGCGGTCCACGTCGACGGCATCTACGAACCGAACTATCAAGTGCTGAGTCTCGGGCTGTACGACGTCGGCCGCATCGAGGCGCTGCGCGGCCCGCAGGGCACGGTGTACGGCCGCAACGCCACCGTCGGCGTGGTCAATGTAATCACCGCGCGCCCGACCGCGCGCCAGCAACTGTTCGGCGACGTCAGCTATGGCGACCACAATGACGTGACCGCGCGCGCCGTAGTGAACGTACCGGTATCCGAGACGCTGCTTCTGCGCGCCTCCGTATTGCGGCGCACCAGCGACGGTGACGAGCCGGGCAGGGCGGTCTCCAGCCGCTACGGCGAGGTCGACCTGTCAAGCGTGCGCCTGGCGGCGGCCTGGCAACTGGGCGACAGCCTGAAATGGAATGTGTCGTTGAGCAAGCTAGAGGACAAGGGTACGATTGCGGCGGTTCACAGCGTCGCCTATAACTACTTCCCCGACGCCAGCATTGCCGCCGGCACTCTGGGCAAGCGTGTCACCGTGCCGGTCGACACCAACGTCGGCGGCATCGGCGGTGGCGGCGCCGGCACCAACATCCGCAAGGATCTGGCCCAGACGGGGCTGCGCTCGTCGCTGGTGTGGGCCGTCAACGACGATTGGACGGTGACCTACCTGGCCGGCTTGACCAAGCTGGTCAACAACGGCGTCGACCTCAACTCCGGCATCTTCAGCCTCTACAACAAGGACAACAAGACCATCACCCGGAGCCACGAGTTGAACGTCAATTACGAGAGCGACCGCCTCAAACTGGTCGGCGGCCTGTACGACTATCGCGACGAGCAGACCGGACTCTACGGGGTACGTATCGCCAACGCACTGCCGGCACCGCTGGCTAGCGTGCTGCCGCTGGGCCTCGCCTTCGCTCCCGGCGCCGGCAACCTGCCGTCCGGCTATGGCAACCTCGACGCGGCGGTGCGCAACAACGCGTTGAAGAACACCTCCAGGGCGGCCTTCGGCCAGGCCACCTACAGCGTTTCCGATGTCTGGCGCATGACCCTGGGCCTGCGAGGCACGCGGGACACGGCGCTGACCGACACCGATACCCAGGCTTGCCTGTACGGGACCATGCATGCGCTGGCGGCCAACCTGCCGTGCGGCGTACCGTTCGGCCCTGCGGTCAACGCCTCCGGCACCACCAGCTCGCGCAACACCAGCTACAAGGTGACGTCCGAGTTCGACCTGAGCAAAACCGACATGTTGTACGCCACCGTGTCGACCGGATATCGCGGCGGCGGCGTCACGCCGAACGTGGCGACCCCGTACCTGACCTACAAGCCGGAGACCCTGACCAGCTTCGAGGCGGGCTGGCGTGGCCGGCTGCGCGGCGACACGTTGGGCCTGAACCTGACGGCCTTCAGCATGGATTACAAGGACCTGCAGGTGAGCACCATCGGCAAGAATCTGTCGGGCAACAACACCGTCGTGACCGGTAACGCCGCCACTGCGCGCGTGCGCGGCATCGAGGCCGAGCTCGACTGGAGGGTCACGCGCCAGGACCATCTGCAGGGCTTCCTTACTCTGCTCGACGCCAAGTTCGGCAGCGTCGCGCCGGGCATCGACAACGCCAACGCCGTCGACGCGCTGTACAACAACTTCGCACCCACGCCGATCAACACCGCACCGCTCGACAACAGCGGTCGGCGCTTACCCAACGCGCCCAAGGTCAGCGCGCGCCTGCGCTACGCCCATACCGTTGAGCTGGGTGCCAACGGGCAGTGGACGCCGTCGATCCAGACGTATTGGCAGAGCGGCAGCCATTCGGTCATCGATAGCCTGAGCAGCACCGATCCGCTGCTCGGCTACCGCAAGGCCTACAGCAAGACCGACCTCAACCTCGACTGGCAAAGCCAGGACAGGCGCTGGAACGTCAACGCCCACGTCTATAACGCCGAGGACCGCCAGGTCTACACCAGCAACACGCAGATCCTGGCGCTCAGTATCGCGTCGTACATGCCGCGGCGCACCTTCGGCCTGCGTGTCGGCTACACCTTCTATTGA
- a CDS encoding ABC transporter permease — translation MNTLTKAADEAATPGAPAPRPTPAPAPAPGRRLLAYLRARTNLLTFVVLATALALLTDGASLSPESIKNLAVAESVRALAALGVGMIIITRGIDLSIGAVVCLVSSVAASFAQNSDYAAALYPGVVFPLWLPVVAGVLTGAAFGLLNGLLVALARIPPFIATLGTMSVAFGCQLIYTRANVVGSLTDAYKEIGQGALFGIPHLALFALLAAAAVYLMLAHTRQGASLYAIGGNPAAARVSGINVKRELVMVYLYAGVLYGIAGVLLSSRLGLANALTGRGMELDAIAAVTIGSVSQSGGIGTAGGMVLGVLTLGIINYGMTFLGVDSYFQLVIKGGIIIVAVYFDMKKTASGE, via the coding sequence ATGAATACCCTGACCAAGGCGGCCGACGAGGCCGCCACCCCCGGCGCGCCCGCGCCCCGTCCCACCCCGGCGCCGGCACCGGCACCGGGCCGCCGCCTGCTCGCCTACCTGCGCGCGCGCACCAACCTGCTGACCTTTGTCGTGCTGGCCACGGCGCTGGCGCTGCTCACCGACGGTGCCTCGCTGTCGCCGGAATCGATCAAGAACCTGGCCGTGGCCGAGTCGGTGCGCGCCCTGGCCGCGCTGGGTGTAGGCATGATCATCATCACCCGCGGCATCGACCTGTCCATTGGCGCGGTCGTGTGCCTGGTCAGCAGCGTGGCCGCCTCGTTCGCCCAGAACAGCGACTACGCCGCCGCCTTGTATCCGGGTGTCGTGTTCCCGCTGTGGTTGCCGGTGGTGGCCGGCGTGCTGACCGGCGCCGCCTTCGGCCTGCTCAACGGCCTGCTGGTGGCGCTGGCGCGCATCCCGCCCTTCATCGCCACGCTGGGCACGATGTCGGTGGCCTTCGGCTGCCAGCTGATCTACACCCGTGCCAACGTGGTGGGCAGCCTGACGGACGCCTACAAGGAAATCGGCCAGGGCGCGCTGTTCGGCATACCCCACCTGGCGCTGTTCGCGTTGCTGGCCGCCGCCGCCGTGTACCTGATGCTGGCCCACACGCGCCAGGGCGCCAGCCTATACGCCATCGGCGGCAACCCTGCCGCAGCGCGGGTGTCGGGCATCAACGTCAAGCGGGAACTAGTGATGGTGTATCTGTACGCGGGCGTCCTGTACGGCATCGCTGGCGTATTGCTGTCGAGCCGGCTCGGCCTGGCCAACGCCCTCACCGGACGGGGCATGGAGCTCGACGCCATCGCCGCCGTGACCATCGGCAGCGTCTCGCAAAGCGGCGGCATCGGCACCGCCGGCGGCATGGTGCTGGGCGTGCTGACGCTGGGGATCATCAACTACGGCATGACCTTCCTCGGCGTCGACTCCTACTTCCAGCTGGTGATCAAGGGCGGCATCATCATCGTCGCCGTCTACTTCGACATGAAAAAAACCGCCAGCGGCGAATAA